The region TTGGAACCCCTGTTCTTCCAGCAGCTGGCTATAGTACCTGTAGTTATAAGGCATCATTGCCACTGGTGAACTGTCGAACCCCTCCACCAGTAATCCGCAGGTTTCGTTTGTAGAAAAGTTAACCGGCCCGATCATGGTTGTCACCCGCTTGGCCAGCAGCCACTTCCGCACCTCGCTAAACAGCATTTCTGCCACTTCAACGTCGTCCACACAGTCAAAGAAACCGAAGAATCCATCCTGGCTGTTGTTGAAGGCATTGTGGTTGTTGTTCAGGATAGCAGCGATCCTGCCCACCACTATACCATTTTCGTATGCCAGGAATGTCTGAAGCGTAGAGTGCTCGTAAAACGGGTGCTTGCCATGTGTCAACAGGTCCTTCTGGGCTATATATAGCTCCGGCACATAATACGGGTCGCTCTTGTACAACTCATGCGGAAAGTCAATAAAAGCCTTTAGCTGCCGCTTTGTCTCAACTGGCAATACTTGCTTCATATGCTGCATTCCCTGTGTTTATTCCCATTACCTTAAAGGCTTCCGCAATTTTTGCTACCGCCTCCTCTATCTGGGCAAAAGTATGAGTGGCCATCACCGAGAGGCGAATCAGGGTAGAATCGGCTGGCACCGCAGGCGCTACCACCGGGTTCACAAAAATGCCCTTGTCCTGCAGTAACATGGTCACCTGGAAAGTAAGGTCGTTGTCGCGCACATAGATCGGTATGATCGGCGTCTCGGTTGGCCCCAGCTCCAGACCAGCTGCCTCTAGGAGCTGCATGGCATACATCGTGTTGCCCCACAGCTGTTTCCGTCGCTCCGGCTCCGACTCTATAATATCAAGGGCCGCCAGGGTGCTGGCAACAGAAGCAGGCGACATACTGGCGCTAAAGATCAGGGAACGGGCGTGATGCTTCAGGTATTGGATCGTGTCAAAATCGCTGGCAATGAATCCTCCGAGTGAAGCCAGCGATTTACTGAATGTACCCATGATCAGATCGACCTGGTCGGTCAGGCCAAAGTGCGATGCAGTCCCTGCTCCATTTTCCCCGATAACACCTAAACCGTGTGCATCGTCTACCATAATGCTGCCACCATAGCGCTCAGCAAGAGTTACAAGTTCAGGGAGTTTTACGATGTCTCCTTCCATGCTGAATACCCCGTCCACCACGATCAGCTTAATCGCGTCTGCGGGCAACCGGCTTAGTTTCTGCTCCAGGTCCTGCATGTCGTTATGCTTATACTTAAGCACTTTAGAAAATGAAAGCCTGCTGCCATCGATGATAGATGCGTGGTTATATTCATCCAGTATAATATAATCGTTGCGACCGG is a window of Pontibacter kalidii DNA encoding:
- the spt gene encoding serine palmitoyltransferase; the encoded protein is MGNILREKILTREKSAAYYAAERAMAQGAYPYFRSIESAQDTEVVINGKKVLMFGSNAYLGLTNHPKVKEAALKAIQLYGTGCAGSRFLNGNLDIHLELENRLAAYVGKDAALVFSTGFQVNLGVISCLTGRNDYIILDEYNHASIIDGSRLSFSKVLKYKHNDMQDLEQKLSRLPADAIKLIVVDGVFSMEGDIVKLPELVTLAERYGGSIMVDDAHGLGVIGENGAGTASHFGLTDQVDLIMGTFSKSLASLGGFIASDFDTIQYLKHHARSLIFSASMSPASVASTLAALDIIESEPERRKQLWGNTMYAMQLLEAAGLELGPTETPIIPIYVRDNDLTFQVTMLLQDKGIFVNPVVAPAVPADSTLIRLSVMATHTFAQIEEAVAKIAEAFKVMGINTGNAAYEASIAS